The proteins below come from a single Jaculus jaculus isolate mJacJac1 chromosome 12, mJacJac1.mat.Y.cur, whole genome shotgun sequence genomic window:
- the LOC123453614 gene encoding proline-rich nuclear receptor coactivator 2-like has protein sequence MYVKMAIEGLKVPKRERYNIPAPQSRNVSKNQQQLTRQKTKDQNSQMKIVHKKKERGHSYDSSTAAWQAMQNGGKNNFSGNPNWNSSLSSPSLLFKSQANQNYAGAKFIKPPSPSVLPKPPSHWVPVSFNPSDKVIMTFQLKTLLKVQV, from the exons agagagaggtataaCATTCCAGCCCCTCAATCTAGAAACGTTAGT aagaaccaacagCAGCTTACTAGACAGAAGACTAAGGATCAGAATTCCCAGATGAAGATTGTTCACAAGAAAAAAGAACGAGGACATAGTTACGACTCATCAACAGCTGCATGGCAGGCCATGCAAAATGGTGGGAAGAACAATTTTTCTGGTAATCCAAATTGGAACTCTAGTCTATCAAGTCccagtttgctttttaaatctcAAGCTAACCAGAACTATGCTGGAGCCAAGTTTATTAAGCCACCATCACCAAGTGTTCTTCCCAAGCCACCAAGCCACTGGGTTCCAGTTTCATTTAATCCTTCAGATAAGGTAATAATGACATTTCAACTTAAAACCTTACTTAAAGTACAAGTTTAA